Proteins encoded in a region of the Megalops cyprinoides isolate fMegCyp1 chromosome 3, fMegCyp1.pri, whole genome shotgun sequence genome:
- the LOC118774892 gene encoding gamma-aminobutyric acid receptor subunit rho-3-like codes for MLLVLRLLCLAWLWPVTPINSGHLPGRRRHKDVYLGEHVKNRHGGRIDYKMKKSDSTKSLLIKSEQLLRIEEHDFAMRPGFGGSAIPVGIDVQVESLDSISEVNMDFTMTLYLRHYWQDERLAFPSSSNKSRTFDARLVKKIWVPDVFFVHSKRSFIHDTTMENIMLRVYPDGNILYSVRITVTALCSMDFSRFPLDKQNCSLELESYAYNENDLMLYWKNGNDSLRTDEIVLSQFFIEDFNPSYGLAFYSSTGWYNRLYINFLLRRHIFFFMLQTYFPTMLMVMLSWVSFWIDRRAVPARVSLGITTVLTMSTIITGVSSSMPQVSYVKAVDIYLWTSFLFVFLSVIEYAAVNYFTTVEEMKKLQRGQLPTSFNATQAMAFDGCFHDDEINLNPFPEIPASPPDQQPVPQNSAEAPPTEGTRLRRKRTIRKNIEFIMSNSYMIDSYSRVLFPVAYLLFNIIYWSMYS; via the exons ATGCTGCTGGTCCTGAGGCTGCTCTGCCTGGCCTGGCTGTGGCCGGTCACCCCGATCAACAGCGGCCACCTGCCCGGCAGAAGGAGACACAAGGACGTGTACCTGGGGGAGCACGTCAAGAACAGACATGGAGG GCGAATAGATTACAAAATGAAGAAGTCAGACAGTACAAAGTCCCTTCTGATCAAATCGGAGCAGCTTCTCAGAATAGAGGAACATGATTTCGCCATGCGGCCTGGCTTTGGAG GGTCGGCCATCCCTGTGGGCATAGACGTGCAAGTGGAGAGCCTTGACAGCATTTCAGAGGTCAACATG GACTTCACCATGACGCTGTACCTGCGGCACTACTGGCAGGATGAGCGCCTGGCGTTCCCCTCCAGTAGCAACAAGAGTCGCACCTTTGACGCGCGGCTGGTGAAGAAGATCTGGGTGCCTGATGTCTTCTTCGTCCACTCGAAGCGCTCCTTCATCCATGACACCACCATGGAGAACATCATGCTGAGAGTGTACCCCGATGGCAACATCCTGTACAGCGTAAG GATCACAGTCACTGCTCTGTGCTCCATGGATTTCAGCAGGTTCCCCTTGGACAAACAGAACTGCTCCCTGGAGCTTGAAAGCT ATGCATATAACGAGAATGACTTAATGCTCTACTGGAAGAATGGGAACGATTCCTTAAGGACTGATGAGATTGTGCTCTCTCAGTTTTTTATCGAAGATTTCAATCCTTCCTACGGGCTCGCCTTCTACAGCAGTACAG GCTGGTATAATCGGCTCTACATAAACTTCCTCCTCAGAAGACACATCTTCTTCTTCATGCTGCAGACATATTTTCCCACCATGCTCATGGTGATGCTGTCGTGGGTGTCCTTCTGGATTGACAGGAGGGCCGTCCCGGCACGGGTCTCTCTTG GTATAACCACGGTGCTGACCATGTCCACTATAATCACGGGCGTATCGTCCTCCATGCCCCAAGTGTCATATGTAAAAGCTGTGGACATCTACCTGTGGACCAGCTTCCTCTTcgtcttcctctctgtcatcgAGTATGCAGCGGTCAACTACTTCACTACCGTAGAGGAGATGAAGAAACTCCAGAGGGGACAG CTCCCTACGTCTTTCAATGCCACGCAGGCCATGGCCTTCGACGGCTGCTTCCATGACGACGAAATCAACCTCAACCCCTTTCCGGAGATACCTGCCTCCCCTCCAGATCAGCAGCCAGTCCCGCAGAACTCAGCTGAGGCTCCGCCCACTGAGGGGACCAGGCTGCGCCGCAAACGCACAATTAGAAAAAACATTGAATTCATCATGAGCAACAGCTACATGATTGACTCTTACTCCCGTGTCCTCTTCCCTGTGGCTTATCTGCTCTTCAACATCATCTACTGGAGCATGTACTCTTAA